The following coding sequences lie in one Haematobia irritans isolate KBUSLIRL chromosome 3, ASM5000362v1, whole genome shotgun sequence genomic window:
- the LOC142230578 gene encoding trypsin delta-like, with translation MYTVKIGKYLLFCLLWSLQCAASENDTTEIYPDIESTPLPLLYPQGRIVNGNSASDGQFPYQVSLRYNGYHTCGGSIISANYVVTAAHCVKSLSPSRLTIRAGSRLVNSNGQIVGISKVTTNPSFRGTGNDIALLKLSSPLKLNDKVKAIPLARKDPPSGAAVVVSGWGRLGRCSRRTPKVLQYTTFTALTKEQCRRRLFWVSPTVLCLAHPFGKGACNGDSGGPAVYKNELVGVANYVVGGCASDLPDGYASVAYHYNWLKKNSDL, from the exons ATGTATACGGTAAAAATAGgaaaatatttgctattttGCCTTCTCTGGTCACTGCAGTGTGCCGCATCTGAAAATGATACTACGGAGATATATCCTGATATTgaaagtactcctttgcctttgCTTTATCCCCAAGGACGTATAGTGAATGGTAATAGTGCAAGTGATGGACAATTTCCCTATCAGGTATCATTGCGATACAATGGCTATCACACATGTGGAGGATCAATAATTTCGGCAAATTATGTGGTGACCGCAGCTCATTGTGTTAAATc CCTCTCCCCATCGAGACTTACCATACGAGCTGGTAGCCGTCTAGTCAACAGTAATGGTCAAATTGTTGGCATCAGTAAGGTTACAACTAATCCATCTTTCCGCGGTACTGGTAACGATATAGCCCTACTGAAATTATCATCACCTTTGAAGCTCAATGATAAAGTAAAAGCCATACCATTGGCTCGCAAAGATCCTCCTTCTGGTGCGGCGGTTGTTGTTTCCGGATGGGGGCGATTGGGAAGATGCAGTAGACGTACACCAAAGGTATTACAATACACCACATTTACTGCTCTCACCAAAGAGCAATGTCGACGTCGTCTCTTTTGGGTAAGCCCAACAGTTCTGTGCCTGGCTCATCCCTTCGGTAAGGGTGCATGCAATGGTGATTCTGGTGGTCCCGCagtatataaaaatgaattggTCGGTGTTGCCAATTATGTGGTTGGTGGATGTGCTTCTGATTTACCAGACGGTTATGCCAGTGTTGCCTACCATTATAATTGGTTGAAGAAAAACTCGGATTTGTAA